The nucleotide window CGGCAATAATCTGATCAACCTCACCATTGTCCAACGCAGATGCTTCAACTTTTACATCTGCTTCATCCTTATATGAAACGCCGTTTTCATCACATGTGGCTGAAAAAAGATTCCGGTTTTCGTCGAACAGGCATAATCCCTGCCTGGCCGCCAGGTTAAGATGCCGTGATACGTCAGACTGATTGATGCCCAGGCTTTTTGTGATTTCACCGGGCGTACAGGCTTTTTTCCTCAACAGGGCCATAATCCGGCTGATTTCATACTTGTCCACAACCGTTTCTTTGAACAGCTTGTCAAATGCAGGACTGGTAAAAAATTCATCATATTCTTCCACTGTTTTCAGAGGAATTCTCAACCTTATTCTTTCCACCAGCCTTATATACGGTATGAGCTGCTGAACCGCATCCAGCCGGGCTTTCAATTCCTCGGGATCGACTCCTTCACCTGCACCAAGAGGTCCTGACGCTCTCACCGTCCTGGAGAAATCATTCATCACATCGGCATAACGGCTTCCTTCTGAAGCTGAAATCCACTCCAACCTTAATCTTTCGGGATTCACCCCGATCATTTCCAATAATTTGCCGGCAATATGTTTTGTGCTTAATGCAGAAAAATTTCCTTCAGTAATATAATGACATTCACCGGGCCAACAACCGCCGATAAACACCCCGTCTTTTCCGTTTGAAAAAGCCCGGAATATAAATGACAGGTCGACTCTGCCGGTACACATGACACGAATAATTTTAATATCAGGCGTGTATTGTTGTCTGGAAACTCCAGCCAGGTCCGCAGCGGAGTACCCTCACCAATTGCATAAAAAGCCTAAAATACTTGGTTTAAATTCAAGTCCTGGTCCCATTTTTCTCACTCCTACGGCAGTCTTCACTGCGGTTCTCTTTCTTAAAATTCTATCAGGGCAATGGTCACCTCAGGAACAACCACCGCCATATCAATCAGGCAAAAACATTTTTCAGGACGCATCAATTTGGCAAAAGATCTCATCATCGGTAAAGTGTTTTAGAGAAATCGCATTTGCCGGACACACCGTGTTACAGAGGCCATCCCCTTTACAGAGAATGGGATTGACTGTAGCCTTTTTGCCTTTTCCTGTCTCATGAAATTCAATGGCCCCATAATTGCAAACCGATATACAGGCCCCACACGACTCGCAGGCGTTCTCGTCCACCTGGCAAATAGCTCCCGAGACTGTCACCGAATCCTTGTTCAGAATCGTGATCGCACGGCCTGCAGCCCCGTACGCCTGGCTGATCGTCTCCGTGATATGCTTGGGATAATGTGCAATACCGCACAGGAATACCCCCTCGGCTGCAAAGTCTACCGGCCTTAATTTTACATGGGCTTCCTGAAAAAAACCGTCCGGATTCATGGCCACCTTGAACAGCCGGGCCACTTCCATACTCTCTTCCGATGGAATCACCGCAGCAGACAACGTTAGCACATCGGCATCTAATTCAAGCCGCCGGCCCAAGATAAGATCCGGCACAGTAACTCTTAATATCGACTTGCCTCCCTCTGTGATCGCTTCCACTTCGGGCTTGTCATCCAATTCCCAACGGATAAATTTCACGCCCTTATCGGCAGCCTCACGATAGTAATCTTCCCTGTACCCATAGGTTCTCATGTCTCTAAAGAGAATATAGATGTCCATCTCGGGTTTCAGATCTTTCAGGTTCGTGGCGTTCTTTACAGCATGGCTGCAACATATTCGGGAACAGTAATTTCTGTCCTCATTTCTGCAACCAACACATTGGATCATTACCAAACTCTCGGCATTCATCAGCGCTTCATCTTGTTTGAAGATACGATCCTCAAGCTCCAGCTGGGTCACTACCTGGTCATCTTCTCCATAAAGATATTCGGTAGGCTTATATTCCGCCGCACCCGTCGCGAGAACCGCAATGCCATGTTCTATGTCTTTGATCCGTCCTTCAGTCTTCACCGTGGTGACAAAATTTCCCACATAACCAGTCACATTCGTGATGATTGCTTCATGGGATATCTGGATGTAAGGATGTTTATATACCTTTTGGACAGTGTCTTTTAAGAAAGCCTGAACATCCATTCCTTCCAGGGTAGTATGAATTCTTCGCGTTATGCCTCCAAGCGCCTTATCCTTTTCCAGCAGCTTAACCCGAAATCCCTGATTGGCCATACTAAGGGCACTGGTCATACCGGCAAGTCCGCCGCCTACCACCAATGCTGTTTTGTTCACCGGCAGCTCAAACTCCTGGAGGGGCTCAAGAAGCGATGACCTGGCCACGGCCATGCGAACGATCTCCTTGGCCTTCCGGGTGGCGTTCTCCGGCTCCTTGGAATGCACCCAGGAGCAGTGTTCTCTGATATTGGCCATTTCATAGAAGTACTGATTGATACCCCCTTCACGGCAAGTGTCCCTGAATAACGGCTCATGGGTTCTTGGCGTGCAGGCGGCCACCACCACCCGGTTGAGACCCTTTTCCCGTATCTGATCCGATATCTGCTTGGCATTGTCCGTTGAGCAGGCAAAAAGGCTCTCCTGGGCATGCACCACATTTTCCAGCCCGGACGCATACTCTACCACTGCCGGCACATCCACCACCCGGCCGATATTGGCACCGCAATGGCATACAAAAACGCCCACACGAGGTTTCTCTTGGGATACATCCTTCTCCGGCGGGTAGACCCGGTCTCTGGCAAGATCCCCCCGACGGTAGGCCAGCAGTTGACTGCAGAGGGCATCGGCCCCGCCGGCACTCATGACCGACTCGGGGATATCGATAGGCCCCTGAAACGCGCCGCTGACAAAAATCCCCGGCCGCGTGGTCTCAATTGGATTTAGCGGATTGGATTTGCAGAACCCGTGTTCGTTAAGCTCAATACCAAACTGGTCCGCCAATTCTTCTGCATTCTTCGGCGGGTTTAACCCCACGGATAATACTACTAGTTCAAATTCTTCTTCCTTGACGCCGTCATCAGCAGTTGAATACCTTATGGAAACATTTTTGGTTTCCGGGTCCTCTTTGCCAATCGATACATAGCTTCTTATAAATTCAACCCCGGGCAGGTTTTCCGCCCGTTGGTAAAACCGCTCGAAATCCTTGCCAAAGGCACGAATATCGTTATGGAAGATCTTCGCCTCAAGATCCGCTTCATGATCCTTTGCCAGGATCACCTGTTTTTGCGCATACGCGCAGCATACGCCTGAACAATAGCTGTTTCCGCCCTCGATCACCTGCCGGGACCCCACACACTGAATCCAGGCGATTTTCTTCGGATGCTTCTTGTCCGATGGGCGCAAAATCTCTCCATCATAAGGACCGGTAGAGGCTAAAATCCTTTCAAAGTCGAGGCTTGTAACCACGTTCTCCATGATCCCATAACCATAGTCGTTCCGCAGTTTTGGATCAAATACCTCAAACCCCGGCGACATGATGACTGCGCCGACCTCTACCTGGATCGTCTCTTCTCTTTGGTTGAGATCTATAGCTTGATTTTGACAGGCACCGATACAGATATTGCATTTTTCATCCTGGAGATAAAGGCAGGTATCAGGGTCAACGTATGTAATCAGCGGAACGGCCTGAGAAAAGTATATATGTATGGCTTTATTCAAGGATAAGTTTTGATTATACTCATCCGGAACCTTGACCGGGCAAACCTCTACACAGGTCCCACACCCCGTGCATCGATCTTCAATGATATATCTTGGCTTTCTGGTCAAAGTGACCTTAAAGTCTCCTGCTTTGCCCTTTATACTTTCAACTTCAGTGTATGACAGAATCTCTATATTAGGATGTCTGCTGCATTCAATAAACTTTGGCGATTCAATACACATGGAGCAGTCATTCGTGGGAAAGGTCTTATCAAGCTGAGACATCTTTCCCCCGATGGCTGGTGCTTTATCAACGAGATAAACGCTAAACCCCGTATTCGCAAGGTCAAGGGCGGCTTGGATGCCGCTGATGCCGCCGCCGACAACCATCACATCTATTAGATTGTTTTTTTCAGGACTGTTAACAGGCAGCCCTTCAACCGTTTCTTTTTCCACTTTTTTTGTCCTTCTAAGAATTCTACGGTTTTCTAAATCATTTCCTGAATAATTTCCGTGATGTCTTTAACCTCTAAGACGTCGTCATATTCCAGGTTTAACATGCTTTCCTCAAAATTGGTGATGCAATAGGGGCAGGCCGTTGCCAGCACCTTTGCCCCAGCTTTCTTGGCCTGGACCAATCTGAGGTCGGAGAACCGCTCTTCCTTGGGAGTGTCCATCCAGATTCGGCCGCCACCCCCGCCGCAGCAAAGGCTGTCTTTGCCCCAATCTGCCATCTCAACCAATTCCAACCCGGATACTGCCTTTAAAACATTGCGAGGCTCATCATATATTTTATTGTGCCGCCCCAGGTAACACGGGTCATGATATGTAACTTTCTTCCCGAACTCACCTGACAATTCAAGCCGTCCCGTTTCAATCAGCTCTGATAAATACTGAGTGATATGAACGACTTCAAAGTTCACCATAAACTCGGGGTATTCATTTTTAAACGTGTGGTAGCAATGGGGAGAAGAAACGATAATCTTCTTCACACCATTGTCGATAAAGGTCTTGATGTTTTCCTTGGCCAGGCTTTGAAATACGTCCTCACTGCCGATTTTTCGGATGCTTTCGCCGCAGCAGCTTTCTTTAGCGCCCAATATGCCAAAATTCACTCTTGCTTTTTTAAGGATATTGGCCGTGGCTGTGGCGATTTTTTTCATTCTCGGATCAAAGCTGAGATAGCAGCCGACAAAATACAGCGCTTCCATGTCCTTTGTGAACGGTTTGACGCCAAGATCTTTTGCCCAATCCCCCCGTTTATTTCTATCAAACTGCAAGGGGTTGCCTTCGGAAATAAGGCTTGCTCTCGCGGTACGGGCCGACTTGACCGACGCCGGAAACACCTCATATTCCGAAGCTATCCGGCGCAAAGACATGCCGACCTCTACCTGTTTGACGCCTCGCGGACACCGATCAGGGCATCTGCCACAGGTCGTACATCTCCATATATCTTCGCCTTCTATCTCCGTTAAGCCAAACGTGGCCTCACGGATGATTTTTCGGATACTGAACTGCCTGACCCGGTTCCAGGGGCAAACCGTGTCGCATAGTCCGCACTGAAAGCAAAACCTGAAGGCTTCTCCACTGGCCTCTTTTATTTCTTCTATGACTTCTTTGAAGGGGGCGACTGTTTCCACTGTATTTATTAATCCTCTTCTTTCAACTTAAGTGGTTAACGCTTTGATAATCGAGAAAAAGTATCCACGACCTTCTTTTGCCCGTGTTTCTTCACGAGTGACTCGTAAGCTGTCTTCAACTCCATCTGATTATCTGCTTCCTGCGTTTCTTCCTCTGCCACTGCCACTTCCCTTTCCGAATAGGTCAAGCAGTCACGTGCGCATATCTGAACACACATCGGCTCAGAAAGTGGAGGCACATCTTCACACATGTCGCATTTGAGAGGAAGACCCGAATCGGGTTCTTTGAACCAACTCCTCGACGGGCAGGAAGCCGGACAGAAAGCGCATTCCGAATACTCCTTGCCGTCGATCACATAATGATTCCGGCCGTTACATTCGGCTTGCGTATAGCCGCCGGCTCGAACCGGCACCCATTGATCGTTTCTTTCATCAATTACCACCTTGATCCGGGAGCGGGCCGGGTTAAAGCTACTGTATTTCGGTATGGCGTGAAATGCAGCACAGGCCTTCTCACAGGCGCGACACCCATTGCATTTGCTCGGGTCTACTTTTATTTCTTTGATTATTTTTTTTGCCGGTTTACTCATTGCTGTTTTCACCTCCCGGACTATTTATTCTTGATATTGTACTCAGTTAGAGTGAAATTTTCAGCTTTACGGAAACTCACTTCTGCATTTTTTGGTCTTCCTTCTGAGTAACATGATTGATCCTTGTAGCAAATATCTTCATCGCCCTTAATGAGTCCCCTCTTGATGAGTTCATCGGCGACATCACCCAGGCCTAATTTGTCCAATGTTAATTTGGTGGGAACGCCTTCGTTGGTCCACCCCTTGAATGTGTAGTATCCGTCAAGAAGCTTCTGCTCATTTTCCGGCTCCCTTTTCTTCCAGTGATCTGCAGGTGGCTTCTCGTCGGCTCTTTTCAGTCCTCTGCTCATATTGATGGCCCTGACAAGATTCCGGTTTCTTCTGGCTACTTGCCATAAATCATCGGCATCCATTTCGATCCCGGTCGCCAATTTAATAAAAGTGGGTATGTTGTAGATGTTGTATGCGGAACCGCCACCGAATTGACCTCTAAATGATGAACAGAATGCGCAAAGGCCAAGGGAGTCATCAACGTAGTGCATGGTTTCGTTCCAATCACATATGTTAATAGCCGCTTCAAATGATGGATGTGTGCGTGGCTCCCATTCCTGGAAGAATTTTTTAAACCTCTCGGGTGCCGACATCCATTCGTCGGTAAACTCCTTTCTCTCTGCAGGTTCTTTAATTGGATCCTGCGGATA belongs to Desulfobacula toluolica Tol2 and includes:
- a CDS encoding FAD-dependent oxidoreductase, translated to MVVGGGISGIQAALDLANTGFSVYLVDKAPAIGGKMSQLDKTFPTNDCSMCIESPKFIECSRHPNIEILSYTEVESIKGKAGDFKVTLTRKPRYIIEDRCTGCGTCVEVCPVKVPDEYNQNLSLNKAIHIYFSQAVPLITYVDPDTCLYLQDEKCNICIGACQNQAIDLNQREETIQVEVGAVIMSPGFEVFDPKLRNDYGYGIMENVVTSLDFERILASTGPYDGEILRPSDKKHPKKIAWIQCVGSRQVIEGGNSYCSGVCCAYAQKQVILAKDHEADLEAKIFHNDIRAFGKDFERFYQRAENLPGVEFIRSYVSIGKEDPETKNVSIRYSTADDGVKEEEFELVVLSVGLNPPKNAEELADQFGIELNEHGFCKSNPLNPIETTRPGIFVSGAFQGPIDIPESVMSAGGADALCSQLLAYRRGDLARDRVYPPEKDVSQEKPRVGVFVCHCGANIGRVVDVPAVVEYASGLENVVHAQESLFACSTDNAKQISDQIREKGLNRVVVAACTPRTHEPLFRDTCREGGINQYFYEMANIREHCSWVHSKEPENATRKAKEIVRMAVARSSLLEPLQEFELPVNKTALVVGGGLAGMTSALSMANQGFRVKLLEKDKALGGITRRIHTTLEGMDVQAFLKDTVQKVYKHPYIQISHEAIITNVTGYVGNFVTTVKTEGRIKDIEHGIAVLATGAAEYKPTEYLYGEDDQVVTQLELEDRIFKQDEALMNAESLVMIQCVGCRNEDRNYCSRICCSHAVKNATNLKDLKPEMDIYILFRDMRTYGYREDYYREAADKGVKFIRWELDDKPEVEAITEGGKSILRVTVPDLILGRRLELDADVLTLSAAVIPSEESMEVARLFKVAMNPDGFFQEAHVKLRPVDFAAEGVFLCGIAHYPKHITETISQAYGAAGRAITILNKDSVTVSGAICQVDENACESCGACISVCNYGAIEFHETGKGKKATVNPILCKGDGLCNTVCPANAISLKHFTDDEIFCQIDAS
- a CDS encoding 4Fe-4S binding protein, translated to MSKPAKKIIKEIKVDPSKCNGCRACEKACAAFHAIPKYSSFNPARSRIKVVIDERNDQWVPVRAGGYTQAECNGRNHYVIDGKEYSECAFCPASCPSRSWFKEPDSGLPLKCDMCEDVPPLSEPMCVQICARDCLTYSEREVAVAEEETQEADNQMELKTAYESLVKKHGQKKVVDTFSRLSKR
- a CDS encoding (Fe-S)-binding protein, whose translation is METVAPFKEVIEEIKEASGEAFRFCFQCGLCDTVCPWNRVRQFSIRKIIREATFGLTEIEGEDIWRCTTCGRCPDRCPRGVKQVEVGMSLRRIASEYEVFPASVKSARTARASLISEGNPLQFDRNKRGDWAKDLGVKPFTKDMEALYFVGCYLSFDPRMKKIATATANILKKARVNFGILGAKESCCGESIRKIGSEDVFQSLAKENIKTFIDNGVKKIIVSSPHCYHTFKNEYPEFMVNFEVVHITQYLSELIETGRLELSGEFGKKVTYHDPCYLGRHNKIYDEPRNVLKAVSGLELVEMADWGKDSLCCGGGGGRIWMDTPKEERFSDLRLVQAKKAGAKVLATACPYCITNFEESMLNLEYDDVLEVKDITEIIQEMI